From Sphingopyxis sp. YR583, one genomic window encodes:
- the fahA gene encoding fumarylacetoacetase codes for MRWLIDETHDAARTSWVASANGHPCFPVQNLPYGIYSFPGAAPRAGVAIGDSILDLRDCAVANLLPAPVSETCQDDTLNALMALGTADRAALRRRLSAILSDPAMESIVAPLLHDAAACTMHLPARIGDYTDFYVGIHHANNVGRQFRPDNPLLPNYKYVPIGYHGRASSVRVSGEPVVRPSGQQKPAEASAPIFGPTHRLDYELELGVWVGEGNRLGDPIAIGDAGRHIAGLSLFNDWSARDFQAWEYQPLGPFLAKNFHSTVSPWVVTTEALAPFRIAQPPRPEGDPAPLPYLWDTADQAQGAFGLTLEVFLLTAAMRAAGAAPVRLSSGPATSMYWTLAQIVTHHASNGCDLTPGDLLGTGTISAPTRDGFGSLLELTTGGSDPLLLPNGEQRAFLEDGDEVILRASADADGFVSIGFGECRAIILPAR; via the coding sequence ATGCGCTGGCTGATCGACGAGACCCACGATGCGGCACGCACCAGTTGGGTCGCGTCAGCGAACGGACATCCCTGTTTCCCGGTCCAGAACCTGCCTTACGGGATTTATTCATTCCCCGGCGCGGCCCCACGCGCCGGCGTCGCAATCGGCGATTCCATATTGGACCTTCGCGACTGTGCGGTCGCCAACCTGCTCCCCGCACCGGTCAGCGAAACATGCCAGGACGACACGCTCAATGCACTGATGGCGCTCGGCACCGCCGACCGCGCGGCGTTACGACGGCGACTGAGCGCAATATTGTCCGACCCCGCGATGGAGAGCATCGTCGCGCCGCTGCTGCATGACGCCGCGGCCTGCACTATGCACCTTCCGGCGCGGATCGGCGACTACACCGATTTCTATGTCGGCATCCATCATGCGAACAATGTCGGTCGCCAGTTCCGCCCCGACAATCCGTTGCTCCCCAATTATAAATATGTGCCGATCGGTTATCATGGCCGTGCCTCATCGGTGCGCGTGTCGGGCGAGCCAGTCGTCAGGCCGAGCGGTCAGCAGAAGCCCGCCGAAGCCAGTGCGCCGATCTTCGGACCCACGCATCGGCTCGACTATGAACTCGAACTCGGCGTTTGGGTCGGCGAAGGCAACAGGCTGGGCGACCCGATCGCAATCGGCGACGCCGGGCGCCATATCGCAGGTCTTTCGCTGTTCAATGACTGGTCCGCGCGCGATTTTCAGGCATGGGAGTATCAGCCGCTCGGCCCCTTCCTGGCCAAGAATTTTCACTCGACCGTGTCGCCCTGGGTGGTGACGACCGAAGCCCTCGCGCCGTTTCGCATCGCCCAGCCTCCGCGGCCGGAGGGTGATCCTGCCCCCCTTCCCTATCTGTGGGACACGGCCGATCAGGCGCAGGGCGCGTTCGGGCTGACGCTTGAGGTCTTTCTGCTCACAGCCGCCATGCGCGCCGCAGGTGCCGCTCCCGTCCGACTGAGCAGTGGCCCGGCGACGAGCATGTATTGGACGCTTGCGCAGATCGTCACGCATCACGCTTCGAACGGCTGCGACCTGACCCCCGGCGACCTGCTCGGCACCGGCACGATCTCCGCGCCGACACGGGACGGCTTCGGGAGTCTGCTTGAGCTGACGACGGGCGGCAGCGATCCACTCCTGCTTCCCAACGGCGAACAGCGAGCTTTTCTGGAAGATGGTGACGAAGTCATCCTGCGCGCGTCAGCCGATGCCGACGGCTTTGTGTCGATCGGCTTTGGCGAATGCCGCGCCATCATTCTGCCCGCGCGCTGA
- a CDS encoding amino acid aminotransferase, whose translation MTIDLSSPLAAILPDPLASLTAQPADALLGLIALHRADPRPGKIDLGVGVFRDDSGRTPVMHSVKAAEARLIDTQDSKSYLGAEGDVAYTEALAAVVFGGHASHDRLTGVQTPGGTGALRLGAELLARANRAARVWIGTPTWPNHGPIFAEAGLETRSHRFFDPITASIDFAAMIEDLAEARAGDVLLLHGCCHNPTGVSFSRDQWRALADLCAARGLIPFVDLAYQGLGDGLTDDAAATRMIFDALPTALLAYSCDKNFGLYRDRVGALWVQSSSAATAGSVRSNVLTLARSLWSMPPDHGAALVRIILEDETLRAQWEAELNVMRARINGLRQALAAADSRLSTIAAQRGMFAMLPLSTNAIATLREDHGIYMAPNGRINIAGLHTETVPTFVQALLPHLDAAEEAR comes from the coding sequence ATGACAATCGATCTTTCTTCGCCGCTCGCCGCGATCCTGCCTGATCCCTTGGCGTCACTCACCGCCCAACCCGCCGATGCGCTGCTCGGCCTGATCGCGCTTCATCGCGCCGATCCGCGTCCCGGCAAGATCGACCTCGGCGTCGGCGTCTTTCGCGACGATAGCGGACGCACCCCGGTGATGCATTCTGTCAAGGCGGCCGAGGCGCGGCTGATCGATACACAAGACAGCAAATCCTATCTGGGAGCCGAGGGGGACGTCGCCTATACGGAGGCGCTCGCCGCCGTCGTATTTGGAGGCCACGCCTCGCACGATCGATTGACCGGCGTGCAAACGCCTGGCGGAACCGGCGCGCTACGCCTTGGCGCCGAACTGCTTGCACGGGCCAACCGTGCCGCGCGGGTCTGGATCGGCACGCCGACCTGGCCGAACCACGGCCCCATCTTCGCCGAAGCAGGGCTGGAGACGCGCAGCCACCGCTTTTTCGACCCGATCACCGCCTCGATCGATTTTGCCGCGATGATCGAGGATCTCGCCGAGGCCCGCGCGGGCGATGTGCTGCTGCTCCACGGCTGCTGCCACAATCCGACGGGCGTATCCTTCTCGCGCGATCAGTGGCGCGCCCTTGCCGACTTATGCGCGGCCCGCGGCCTGATTCCCTTCGTCGACCTCGCCTATCAAGGATTGGGTGACGGGCTTACGGACGACGCCGCCGCGACGCGTATGATCTTTGATGCCCTGCCCACTGCGTTGCTCGCTTACAGCTGCGACAAGAATTTCGGCCTTTATCGCGACCGCGTCGGGGCGCTTTGGGTGCAATCGTCCAGCGCAGCCACAGCTGGCTCCGTCCGCTCAAATGTGCTGACCCTCGCGCGCAGCCTCTGGTCAATGCCGCCCGATCATGGTGCCGCGCTGGTGCGCATCATCCTCGAAGACGAGACGTTGCGGGCCCAATGGGAGGCCGAACTCAACGTTATGCGTGCACGGATCAATGGCCTTCGCCAAGCGCTCGCCGCCGCAGATTCGCGCCTGTCGACAATCGCCGCGCAGAGGGGCATGTTCGCAATGCTGCCTCTGTCCACTAACGCAATCGCCACGCTGCGCGAGGATCACGGCATCTATATGGCGCCAAACGGGCGTATAAACATCGCCGGTCTGCATACCGAAACCGTACCCACCTTCGTGCAGGCGCTTCTGCCTCACCTCGATGCGGCCGAGGAGGCACGATAA
- a CDS encoding Lrp/AsnC family transcriptional regulator, with protein sequence MINLDALDRKIIDALQRDGNLSNAELADRVGSTGPSCWRRIRLLQDAGVLAKNVWLVDAPRIGQGVNVLCNIRLKSHSAEHTASFENFVCDQDRVMECLSMSGEWDYQIRVVATDVADYEIFLMQTLLRNEAVASAASHFALRVVKYQTVIPLPMN encoded by the coding sequence ATGATCAATCTGGATGCCCTCGATCGCAAGATCATCGACGCGCTGCAGCGTGACGGCAACCTAAGCAATGCGGAACTTGCGGATCGGGTAGGCAGCACGGGGCCATCCTGCTGGCGGCGAATCCGGCTGCTTCAGGATGCAGGCGTGCTCGCGAAAAATGTCTGGCTCGTCGATGCCCCGCGGATCGGGCAGGGGGTCAACGTGCTGTGCAACATCCGGCTCAAGAGCCATTCGGCCGAACACACAGCTTCATTCGAGAATTTTGTCTGCGATCAGGACCGGGTCATGGAGTGCCTGTCGATGTCAGGCGAATGGGATTATCAGATCCGCGTCGTGGCGACGGACGTCGCCGACTACGAGATCTTCCTGATGCAGACGCTGCTCCGCAATGAGGCGGTGGCCAGTGCCGCGTCGCACTTCGCCCTGCGCGTCGTCAAATATCAGACCGTGATCCCGCTGCCGATGAATTAG
- a CDS encoding energy transducer TonB has translation MTRALPGTKFSGGKMNIRMVCAVAGALVSSVAATAVAQGTLPAPTACPKRFAEAEPRNQSTWITMEDYPQRALREGRGGRVVYRVNVTVAGRAENVEILESPDSDLAAATMRVLTRRARFTPTIRDCQPVPGEFEGSLTWSAPE, from the coding sequence TTGACCCGCGCATTGCCTGGCACCAAATTCTCCGGAGGAAAGATGAACATTCGCATGGTCTGCGCCGTTGCCGGCGCTTTGGTTTCAAGCGTCGCGGCGACGGCCGTGGCACAAGGCACGTTGCCGGCTCCGACTGCCTGCCCGAAGCGTTTTGCCGAAGCCGAACCACGCAACCAGTCGACCTGGATTACAATGGAGGACTATCCGCAGCGCGCGCTTCGTGAAGGGCGCGGCGGCCGGGTCGTCTACCGGGTCAATGTGACCGTCGCCGGCCGAGCCGAGAATGTCGAGATATTGGAAAGCCCCGACAGTGATCTTGCGGCCGCCACGATGCGGGTCCTCACGCGCCGGGCGCGGTTTACTCCCACGATCCGCGATTGCCAGCCCGTCCCGGGAGAATTTGAGGGGTCGCTCACCTGGAGCGCTCCGGAGTGA
- a CDS encoding alpha/beta fold hydrolase produces MSNHDKSRAWRSGICRANGIDIHYLRTGGNKPPLVVLHGLIGSGACLSPLAQVLEDHFDVILPDARGHGESSAPEQGYLYPNLADDIIGLVAELGLEAPILAGHSMGGMTAALAASKLRLAIEALVLIDPTFISPEWQREVYESDIAADHRQLLQTSRDELIAQARLRNPSRSIELTEFLADARFRTCMSAFEVLTPPNPDWRALIRNIDVPVLLLTGDRGVVSPETAQELANLNPSLRHELIADAGHGLPYDMPAQSGAAMLDFLLKLAIIRDDRNAVD; encoded by the coding sequence ATGAGCAACCATGACAAGTCGCGGGCATGGCGAAGCGGCATTTGCCGCGCAAACGGCATAGACATCCACTATCTCAGAACCGGCGGTAACAAGCCTCCGCTGGTTGTCCTGCACGGGTTGATTGGAAGTGGTGCATGCCTCTCGCCGCTGGCACAGGTGCTTGAAGATCATTTTGATGTCATTCTGCCCGATGCGCGCGGCCATGGAGAGTCCAGCGCTCCCGAGCAGGGGTATCTCTATCCCAATCTGGCCGACGACATTATCGGTCTGGTTGCGGAGCTTGGCCTCGAGGCGCCAATACTGGCAGGACATTCCATGGGCGGGATGACCGCGGCGCTGGCTGCCAGCAAGCTGCGTTTGGCAATCGAGGCCCTCGTTCTGATCGATCCGACCTTCATCAGCCCGGAATGGCAAAGGGAGGTTTATGAAAGCGATATTGCGGCAGATCATCGGCAATTGCTTCAGACATCAAGGGATGAACTGATTGCTCAGGCGCGACTTCGCAACCCTAGCCGCTCGATCGAACTGACCGAGTTTCTGGCCGATGCGCGGTTTCGCACCTGTATGAGCGCATTCGAAGTCCTTACACCGCCCAATCCGGACTGGCGGGCGCTCATCCGGAACATAGACGTGCCGGTGCTGCTGCTCACTGGTGATCGAGGTGTCGTCTCGCCCGAGACTGCTCAAGAGCTGGCTAACCTCAATCCTTCGCTACGTCACGAGCTCATTGCCGATGCCGGCCACGGCCTTCCGTACGACATGCCCGCCCAGTCGGGAGCTGCAATGCTGGATTTCCTGCTGAAACTTGCCATCATTCGAGACGATCGGAACGCGGTAGACTGA
- a CDS encoding AsmA family protein, translating to MAIAKSPRISLSRKTRIALAAAAILLLTLFVGAAAFPIGMFKGMAERHLSAEFEAPVTIGALSRTSAFSFTPEIVVQDLRIVQPAWAGKGDFLKVTRASARLSIFDLLAGDPDPQWISVTGLDIALVRDAKGNSNWAGRSGKPPRADSGAPSLSHLLIDEGRFTLRDATRRLDITGTVTADDIQGLAIDAVGSFDGTPARLKARGKALAAPSGNGPWPFSASLTSDALDVSATGTTAGPLNFRDMTVKMTARGTSLKKLDYVIEAGLFGTQDIDLSGSVRHIGEDWFIDRLGGTIGRSRISAKATVLKRDGRTKIDATIEAPQFDFDDLADDAGLAAARAKEARIGKRVIPDTRIDLSRMGPTDGIIRFSIVQLLVEGGSAFRSLKGDLTLDHRILKLDNAVAKLDAGRMTGWVKVDSTKTTPILSTELRVEGALLETLVGQPEMIRGPVQGLVRITGRGTTIRQAFGNGSGKIAFTASRGSMNRAAAFVLGQDLGGAIGQKLGDDDAMTPLTCAILAFDAKKRDPSPLAFSDRDCRVARQRTRADQPGRGDGRADSGRCVERQTRPEAGRPAAYRRHLLKSLDQRRQPAGAG from the coding sequence ATGGCGATAGCAAAAAGTCCCCGCATTTCCCTTTCAAGAAAGACAAGGATCGCGCTCGCAGCCGCCGCAATCCTGCTCCTCACCCTCTTTGTCGGTGCGGCAGCCTTTCCGATTGGCATGTTCAAAGGCATGGCCGAACGGCACCTCTCGGCCGAATTCGAGGCACCGGTCACAATAGGTGCCCTGTCGCGAACAAGCGCCTTTTCCTTCACGCCCGAGATCGTCGTCCAAGACCTGCGGATCGTACAGCCTGCATGGGCGGGCAAAGGAGATTTTCTGAAAGTGACGCGCGCCAGCGCACGGCTTTCAATCTTCGACCTCCTCGCCGGGGACCCCGATCCGCAGTGGATCAGCGTCACTGGCCTCGATATCGCTCTTGTCCGTGACGCCAAGGGCAACAGCAATTGGGCGGGGCGTTCCGGCAAGCCGCCGCGAGCAGATAGCGGCGCGCCTTCGCTGAGTCATCTACTGATCGACGAGGGCCGCTTCACGCTTCGCGATGCGACACGGCGTCTCGATATCACCGGTACGGTCACGGCCGACGACATCCAGGGCCTTGCCATCGACGCCGTTGGCAGTTTCGACGGAACGCCAGCCCGCCTCAAGGCGCGTGGCAAAGCCCTCGCAGCGCCATCGGGCAATGGCCCTTGGCCCTTTTCGGCGAGCCTCACTTCGGACGCCCTCGACGTGTCCGCGACCGGTACGACCGCCGGCCCGCTCAACTTTCGCGATATGACGGTAAAAATGACGGCGAGGGGCACAAGCCTCAAGAAGCTCGATTATGTGATCGAAGCGGGCCTCTTCGGCACGCAGGATATCGACCTTTCGGGCTCGGTCCGTCACATCGGCGAGGACTGGTTCATCGACAGGCTCGGCGGCACGATCGGCCGTTCGCGGATCAGCGCCAAAGCGACTGTGCTCAAGCGCGATGGCCGGACCAAGATCGACGCGACGATCGAGGCGCCGCAATTCGACTTTGACGATCTCGCCGACGATGCGGGACTGGCCGCGGCGCGTGCGAAGGAAGCAAGAATCGGGAAGCGCGTCATTCCCGACACACGGATCGATCTCAGCCGGATGGGGCCGACCGACGGGATCATCCGCTTTTCTATCGTTCAGCTTCTCGTCGAGGGCGGCTCGGCGTTCCGGAGCCTCAAGGGCGATCTCACCCTCGATCACCGCATCCTCAAGCTCGATAATGCCGTGGCCAAGCTCGACGCAGGACGAATGACCGGCTGGGTCAAGGTCGACTCCACGAAAACCACGCCGATTCTCTCGACCGAACTCAGGGTCGAGGGGGCATTGCTCGAAACCCTGGTCGGCCAACCGGAGATGATCCGCGGCCCCGTACAGGGCCTTGTCCGGATCACGGGACGTGGCACCACGATCCGTCAGGCTTTCGGCAACGGGTCGGGCAAGATCGCCTTCACCGCGAGCCGCGGCTCTATGAACCGCGCCGCGGCCTTCGTGCTTGGCCAAGACCTCGGCGGTGCGATCGGCCAGAAGCTCGGCGATGATGACGCGATGACGCCGCTCACCTGCGCGATCCTCGCCTTCGATGCAAAAAAACGGGATCCTTCGCCCCTCGCCTTTTCTGATCGCGACTGCCGTGTCGCGCGGCAGCGGACGCGGGCAGATCAACCTGGACGAGGAGACGGTCGCGCTGACAGTGGCCGGTGCGTCGAAAGACAAACCCGTCCTGAAGCTGGTCGACCCGCTGCGTATCGGCGGCACCTTCTCAAATCCCTCGATCAGCGTCGACAGCCAGCCGGCGCCGGGTAA
- a CDS encoding cation transporter: MNGAAAARTHADELPSALRDTLKRAERLEWWNIAWTISIIAVMGLVLGQSQTMKTAWIEDTLGLVPPIAFLVAARMERTGKHSRKFPFGFERVNGLGFFLASVALAGTGALLLWDSAMTLIEAEHATVGSVRILGRDIWLGWLMIGAQAYAMIPPMIIGRKELPLAEKLSDKLLHTDALMNKANWMTGAAGIAGIVGLGLGWWWADSVAAAFISFDILHDGLTAIRSSTAELVDGAPRALASAKLSDDAEEVRKLLEQRYPGATIRLRETGRLIRAEVHGAHPPHDYDGPEGHWPGEPERNWRLAQVSFVPDVTDK; encoded by the coding sequence ATGAACGGCGCCGCGGCCGCGCGAACGCACGCGGACGAGCTGCCGTCCGCGCTGCGCGATACATTGAAGCGCGCAGAACGGCTAGAGTGGTGGAACATTGCATGGACGATATCGATCATCGCCGTGATGGGCCTCGTGCTCGGCCAGAGTCAGACGATGAAGACCGCGTGGATCGAGGACACGCTCGGCCTTGTCCCACCAATCGCCTTTCTCGTCGCAGCACGAATGGAACGGACGGGAAAGCACTCGAGGAAATTCCCCTTCGGCTTCGAGCGGGTGAACGGCCTCGGCTTCTTTCTGGCTTCCGTTGCGCTCGCCGGAACCGGCGCGCTCCTGCTCTGGGACTCGGCGATGACGCTCATCGAAGCGGAGCATGCGACGGTTGGATCCGTGCGCATTCTGGGCCGCGACATCTGGCTCGGCTGGCTCATGATCGGGGCGCAGGCCTACGCGATGATTCCTCCGATGATCATCGGCCGAAAGGAACTGCCACTTGCCGAAAAACTGTCCGACAAGCTTCTCCACACCGACGCGCTGATGAACAAGGCCAACTGGATGACCGGTGCGGCAGGGATCGCAGGCATCGTGGGGCTCGGGCTCGGCTGGTGGTGGGCGGATTCGGTCGCTGCGGCTTTCATTTCGTTCGACATATTGCACGACGGCCTGACGGCGATCCGTTCTTCCACCGCCGAACTCGTCGATGGCGCACCGCGGGCGCTCGCGAGCGCAAAGCTGTCCGACGATGCCGAAGAAGTACGCAAACTGCTCGAACAACGCTACCCCGGCGCGACGATCCGGCTTCGCGAGACCGGCCGCCTCATTCGTGCCGAAGTCCACGGAGCGCATCCACCCCACGACTATGACGGACCGGAGGGCCATTGGCCCGGAGAGCCCGAGCGAAACTGGCGCCTTGCGCAGGTCAGCTTCGTGCCCGACGTGACGGATAAGTGA
- a CDS encoding NAD(P)/FAD-dependent oxidoreductase yields MSTWSIATRPQPPNIWPGAALIWEASDPYLYIRTTPDGVVICGGEDEDYADAATRDAQIGSKCATLSRELGALLPNIDPTPAYAWAGSFGNSPLGTPTIGRVPGMKNCYAAMGYGGNGITFSMMAAQILRGLILGSGDPDAGLFSFHRRF; encoded by the coding sequence ATGTCAACCTGGTCGATCGCGACACGGCCGCAGCCCCCTAACATTTGGCCCGGCGCCGCACTGATCTGGGAAGCATCCGATCCCTATCTCTATATCCGCACGACGCCGGACGGCGTCGTCATCTGCGGCGGGGAGGACGAGGATTATGCCGACGCCGCGACGCGCGATGCGCAAATAGGCTCGAAATGCGCAACGCTTTCGCGAGAGCTGGGGGCACTGCTTCCCAATATCGACCCGACGCCGGCTTATGCCTGGGCCGGAAGCTTCGGCAATAGCCCGCTGGGAACCCCGACGATCGGCCGCGTTCCGGGAATGAAGAATTGTTACGCGGCGATGGGCTATGGCGGCAACGGGATCACGTTCTCGATGATGGCGGCCCAGATATTACGCGGTCTCATCCTCGGCAGCGGCGATCCCGATGCGGGCCTCTTCAGCTTTCATCGCCGTTTCTGA
- a CDS encoding NAD(P)-binding protein has translation MTTASSTVHRDLRTGRPLWLDRRRPPLAIRRLPPKVECDVAIIGAGISGALIAETLSETGLDIVVLDRAERIWRRPCLGSRRCGRVPSGSASMSTPRRADRSISTGMSSTGRASNGKPRHADVQVSRSSCSHRPNSAAEPESPGACAARFRQLHRRSAPHGSSLYGDRCAARGEDLCAQRCKRDRSVG, from the coding sequence ATGACCACGGCATCATCGACCGTCCACCGCGATCTCAGAACCGGACGCCCGCTCTGGCTGGATCGGCGCCGCCCTCCCCTCGCCATACGGCGCCTCCCGCCCAAGGTCGAATGCGACGTGGCGATTATCGGCGCGGGCATTTCGGGCGCACTGATTGCCGAGACGCTGAGCGAAACAGGCCTCGATATCGTGGTACTCGACCGTGCCGAGCGCATCTGGCGCCGACCCTGTCTGGGGTCGAGGCGTTGCGGGCGCGTACCCAGCGGCTCGGCCTCGATGTCGACGCCGCGACGCGCGGATCGATCTATCTCGACGGGAATGTCCTCGACCGGGCGGGCCTCGAACGGGAAGCCGAGGCACGCCGACGTACAGGTTTCGAGGTCGAGTTGCTCGCACCGGCCGAACTCCGCCGCAGAACCGGAATCGCCCGGCGCCTGCGCTGCTCGGTTTCGGCAACTACACCGCCGATCCGCGCCGCATGGCAGCAGCCTATATGGGGATCGCTGCGCGGCGAGGGGCGAAGATCTATGCGCCCAAAGATGCAAGCGAGATCGATCCGTCGGATAG